The following are from one region of the Juglans regia cultivar Chandler chromosome 10, Walnut 2.0, whole genome shotgun sequence genome:
- the LOC108986193 gene encoding axial regulator YABBY 5-like, with protein sequence MSTCIDVASEQLCYIPCNFCNIVLAVSVPCSNLFDIVTVRCGHCTNLWSVNMAAAFQSLSWQDAQATKCTTDYKIDSGSSSKCNNKIAMRAQVTTQAAIEERVVNRPPEKRQRVPSAYNQFIKEEIQRIKANNPDISHREAFSTAAKNWAHFPHIHFGLMLETNNQAKLSNGSDKHLTSRAAALLNK encoded by the exons ATGTCGACCTGCATCGATGTTGCGTCTGAGCAACTCTGCTACATCCCCTGCAACTTTTGCAACATCGTTCTTGCG GTAAGTGTTCCATGCAGCAACCTCTTTGACATCGTGACGGTCCGATGCGGGCACTGCACCAATCTATGGTCCGTGAACATGGCCGCCGCGTTTCAGTCACTGTCATGGCAAGATGCTCAG GCGACGAAATGCACAACGGATTACAAGATTGACTCGGGGTCCTCTTCCAAGTGCAATAACAAAATTGCAATGCGAGCACAGGTCACCACACAAGCAGCCATTGAGGAAAGGGTGGTGAATCGAC CTCCCGAGAAGAGGCAGCGAGTACCATCTGCATACAATCAGTTTATAAA GGAGGAGATCCAGAGGATCAAGGCCAATAATCCGGATATTAGCCACAGGGAAGCATTTAGCACTGCTGCAAAAAAT TGGGCACACTTCCCTCATATTCATTTCGGGCTGATGTTGGAGACCAACAATCAAGCTAAACTGTCCAAT GGCTCTGATAAGCATCTAACGTCAAGGGCTGCTGCATTACTGAATAAATGA
- the LOC108986206 gene encoding methyl-CpG-binding domain-containing protein 11-like: MSSSVEKEGAREEAVSVELSAPPGWKKKFFPKQVGTPKKNEIIFTSPTGEEIVSKRQLEQYLKAHPGGPAALEFDWGTGETPRRSARISEKVKAAPPPESEAPKKRSRKSSASKKDNKEKEPVSEGAEETKEEHMQDAETEKDVLKKNKDDDKAKDTETQIEPAPKEGKDGQEVDVPNDAGESKKTAEAALDIPKGTIDGKEAKDSEVTQNENAKLEGANNVEKALQPQVEAEKVDGSWEQDKTDSVYADAKKYEVEGEEKEKDNKSAIESGGETKDHSGKGDSGGLNADVHDKKGKVEGEVIENGSHGSKVREVKP, from the exons ATGTCGAGCTCAGTGGAGAAAGAGGGTGCAAGAGAGGAAGCTGTTTCCGTGGAACTCTCTGCTCCTCCTGGTTGGAAGAAGAAg TTCTTTCCCAAGCAAGTTGGAACCCCAAAGAAAAATGAGATCATATTTACATCACCAACAGGAGAGGAAATTGTCAGCAAACGACAGCTGGAACAGTACCTGAAAGCACACCCTGGTGGTCCTGCAGCTTTGGAATTTGATTGGGGTACTGGTGAGACCCCCAGGAGATCAGCTAGGATTAGTGAGAAGGTTAAGGCAGCTCCACCACCAGAAAGTGAGGCCCCGAAGAAACGGAGTAGAAAATCGTCAGCTTCAAAAAAggataacaaagaaaaagaacctGTATCTGAAGGAGCCGAGGAGACAAAAGAAGAACACATGCAAGATGCAGAGACAGAAAAGGATGTcctgaagaaaaataaagatgacGACAAAGCGAAAGATACAGAGACCCAAATTGAGCCAGCTCCTAAAGAAGGTAAAGATGGACAAGAAGTTGATGTACCTAATGATGCTGGAGAAAGCAAGAAAACTGCTGAAGCAGCGCTTGATATTCCAAAAGGGACAATTGATGGAAAGGAAGCCAAGGATTCTGAAGTAACTCAAAATGAAAATGCAAAGTTGGAGGGTGCAAACAATGTAGAGAAGGCACTGCAACCACAGGTGGAGGCAGAGAAAGTGGATGGGTCTTGGGAGCAGGACAAAACTGACTCCGTTTATGCTGatgcaaaaaaatatgaagtggaaggagaggagaaagagaaagataaCAAAAGTGCTATTGAGTCTGGAGGAGAAACCAAGGACCATTCAGGGAAAGGTGACAGTGGTGGGCTCAATGCAGATGTTCATGACAAAAAGGGTAAGGTTGAAGGAGAAGTTATTGAAAATGGCAGCCATGGCAGTAAGGTTCGTGAGGTCAAGCCTTGA